Proteins co-encoded in one Coregonus clupeaformis isolate EN_2021a chromosome 17, ASM2061545v1, whole genome shotgun sequence genomic window:
- the LOC121543193 gene encoding protein S100-A1, whose protein sequence is MPSQLESSMESLIKVFHRYADKDGDCNTLSKKELKELMQTELASFLKSQKDPAAIDKIMKDLDQNGDGKVNFEEFVSLVVGLSIACEQIYQLHTMKSTAKK, encoded by the exons ATGCCGTCTCAGTTGGAGAGTTCCATGGAGTCCCTGATCAAGGTGTTCCATCGCTATGCCGACAAGGACGGTGACTGCAACACACTGAGCAAGAAGGAGCTGAAAGAACTCATGCAGACAGAACTGGCCAGCTTCCTCAAG TCCCAGAAGGACCCAGCCGCCATAGACAAGATCATGAAGGATCTGGACCAGAATGGAGATGGGAAGGTGAACTTCGAGGAGTTTGTCTCTCTGGTGGTGGGCCTCTCCATCGCCTGTGAACAGATCTACCAGCTTCACACCATGAAGTCTACCGCCAAGAAATGA